ATGATGCCCGGCGTGCAGTAGCCGCACTGGAGCCCGTGCTTGGCCGCGAAGGCCTCCTGGATTGGGTGGAGCGGCTCGTCGGGCGGCGCGACGCCTTCGATGGTCGTCACCTCGTGGCCCTCGGCCTGCGCCGCCAGCATGAGACAGGCGCGCACCGGTAGGCCGTCGAACAACACGGTGCAGGAGCCGCAGACGCCGTGCTCACAGCCGACGTGAGTTCCGGTCAGGTCGAGGTCTTCGCGGAGGAAGTCGGCAAGCGTCGAGCGCACATCGACGGACTCGTCGCAGTCCGTGCCGTTCACCTTCACTCGGACGGCCCGCTTCACCGCGCTCTCCCGCAGCGCCCGAGCGCGGTCGCGAGCACGCGTTCGGTCAGCGTGGCTGCGACTTTCTTCCGATAGTCCGCTGAGGCATGCAGGTCGCCGTCGGGAGAGAGCGCCGCCGCGGCGGCTTTCGCGGCTTCGACGATGCGGGCGGGAGTAGGCTCCCGGCCCATGAGGGCGGCCTCCCCCGGCGCGCTCCTGATCGGTGTCCCGCCCACGCCGAAGAATCCCAGCCGCGCGTGCGACACGGCCCCCGTGCTATCCAGGGCCAGCACTGCCGCGCAGCCGACCAGCGCGAAGTCGCCGTGCCGCCGCGCGACCTCGGCAAAGCCCCAGCCGGCGCCCTCGGGAGGCAGCTGGAAGCGCGCGGAAGTCGCCAGCTCGTCGGATTCGAGCGAGGTGGTCAGCGGGGCGAGGTAGAGCTTGTCCGCCGGGATCACTCGCTCGCCGCCTTTGCGGCGCGCCAGGATTGAACCGTCGAGGCAGAGGAGCAAGGCCGGCAGCTCTGAGGCGGGGTCCGCGTGGACGAGGCTACCCACGACGGTGCCGCGGTTCCTGATGGGCGCATGGGCGACCCAGCCGAGCGCCTCCGAGAGGAGCGGCGAACCCGTCCGCGCCCAGCGCTCGAGATCGCGCTGGCGGGCAAGCGCGCCGACGGTCAGGACTCCTCCAGACTCGGCGAGACCCTCGAGATCGTCGCAGCGGTTGATGTCCACGAGCGCCGACGGGCGGGCCAGGCGCAGGGCGAGCATGGGAATGAGGCTCTGGCCGCCGGCCAGGATCTTGGCCTCGTCGCCGTAGCGCCTCAGCGCCTCGACGGCGTCGGCCGCGCTCGACGCGGCAACGAACTCGAAGGCCGGCGGCTTCATGTCTTCGCCGCCGACTCGAGGAGGCCCAAGACCACGGAAGGCCCGAGGGGGGTCCGCGTGACGCGGACGCCGAAGGGGGCGAGCGCGTCCTCGACGGCGTTGGCGATGGCGGCGGGCGGCGAGATGGCGCCGCCCTCGCCGACCCCTTTCATGCCCAGCGTGTTTCTCGGCGACGGGTACTCGAGGTGGACGGTCTCGATCGCCGGCACTTCCATGGCCGTGGGCACGAGGTAGTCCATGAAGGTGCCGGTCAGGAGCTGGGCCTGCTCGTCGTAGACCATCTCCTCGAGGAGCGCGCCGCCGATTCCCTGCGCGACTCCCCCGTGAACCTGCCCTTCCACGATCACGGGATTGATGACCTTGCCGCAGTCGTGGGCGACGAGATAGCGCAGCAGCCTCACGGCGCCTGTGCCGACATCCACTTCCACGTACGCGACGTGGACGGCGCTCGCGTAGGTCACGGTCGGCTGGTGCTGGTACACCGTCGCCTCGAAATCTGGCGAGGCGACGCCCGGCTTGGCGAAGGTCGGGATCGCCGCCTGGATCACGCGGCTCACGGGCAGCGAGGAGGCAGGCACTCCGCGCACCGAGACCACGCCGTCGGCGATCTCGATGTCGGCCGGCGCGGCCTCGAGGAGCGCGGCGGCGGCCTCGACGATCTTGTCGCGCACCTTGCCGGCGGCGACGTGGATGGAGCTGCCGGCGTTCACCGCGCTCCGCGAGGCGAACGTGCCGACGCCGAAGGGGATGGCCGCGGTGTCTCCGCCCACGATCGTCACCCAGTCGAACGGGATGCCGAGCGCGTCCGCGGCGATCTGGGCGAACGACGTCTCGTGCCCCTGCCCCTGGCTGCACGCTCCCGTGGCGACGACAGCGCGCCCCGAGGCGTCGAGCCTCACCGTGGCGCCTTCGTACGGCCCGATCGCCGTCCCCTCGACGTAGCCCGAGATGCCGATGCCGCGGTGGACCCCTTTGGCGCGGAGTGACGCCTGCTCCTGCCTCAGCGCGTCGTAGCCGACGGCGGAGAGCGCGGCCTCGAGCCCCGCCTTGAAGTCGCCGCTGTCGTAGACCAGCGGGTTGCCGTCGCGGTACGGGATGCCAAGCTCGTAGGGCATGTCGGCCTGCGTCAGGTAGTTCTTCCGGCGCAGGTCGGCCGGATCCATGCGCAGCTCGCGGGCGAGACAGTCCACGATGCGATCCATCGCGAACACGGTCTCGGGCCGCCCCGCGCCGCGGTACGGCGCGTTCGGCGTCTTGTTGGTGACGACGCCGCGGCACTCGACGTGGAGGCTCGGCACGCGATGCGGTCCAAGCAGATGCGCCACGGTGTTGTAGGGGAGCACGATGCCCCAGGAGTTGTAGGCGCCGAGGTCGAGCCAGATCCTGTCGCGCACGCCGAGCATGGTGCCGTCGCGCCGCGCGGCAATCTGGATGTCGTGCATCTGGTGGCGCGCGTGCCCGGCCGCCATCATGTGCTCGCGGCGGTCCTCGGTCCACTTGACCGGGCGGCGCGCGGCGATGGCGGCCGCGGGGATCAGCAGGTCCTCGGGGTAGCCGGTCGCCTTGGTGCCGAAGCCGCCTCCGACGTCGGGGGCGATGACGCGGATCTTGTGGGGCGGCAGACCGAGCGCCGAAACGAGCCCCTGCTGGACGAAGTGGACGACCTGGGTCGAGTTCCACGTCGTGAGCGAGCCGTCGCGGGCATCCCACTGGGCGACCACGCCTCGCGTCTCGATGGGCATGCCGACATAGCGTTGGATCTCGAAGCGCTCTCTCACCGTGACGTCCGCAGAGGAGAAGGCGGCCTCGACGTCACCGAAGCCCGTCTCGAAAAAGACGGCGACGTTGTCGCCCATCTCCGGATGCAGGACCTGCGCCCCCGGCTCCGCGCCCGCGATCATGTCGGCGACGACGGGCAGCGGCTCGTACTCGACCTCGATCAGCTCGCAGCCGTCCTCGGCAAGCGCGCGGCTGCCGGCCAGGACCATCGCCACGATTTCGCCGACGAAGCGGACGCGGTCCCGCGC
This sequence is a window from Candidatus Methylomirabilota bacterium. Protein-coding genes within it:
- a CDS encoding FAD binding domain-containing protein, with the translated sequence MKPPAFEFVAASSAADAVEALRRYGDEAKILAGGQSLIPMLALRLARPSALVDINRCDDLEGLAESGGVLTVGALARQRDLERWARTGSPLLSEALGWVAHAPIRNRGTVVGSLVHADPASELPALLLCLDGSILARRKGGERVIPADKLYLAPLTTSLESDELATSARFQLPPEGAGWGFAEVARRHGDFALVGCAAVLALDSTGAVSHARLGFFGVGGTPIRSAPGEAALMGREPTPARIVEAAKAAAAALSPDGDLHASADYRKKVAATLTERVLATALGRCGRAR
- a CDS encoding xanthine dehydrogenase family protein molybdopterin-binding subunit is translated as MGAKYFGASVRRKEDPRFLRGEGRYVDDIKLPRLLHAAFVRSPHGHAKVLSVKTEAARRLPGVTHVFAFADLERWMKPLPLFGATPPGLAARVDVTMKQVGQLAMARDRVRFVGEIVAMVLAGSRALAEDGCELIEVEYEPLPVVADMIAGAEPGAQVLHPEMGDNVAVFFETGFGDVEAAFSSADVTVRERFEIQRYVGMPIETRGVVAQWDARDGSLTTWNSTQVVHFVQQGLVSALGLPPHKIRVIAPDVGGGFGTKATGYPEDLLIPAAAIAARRPVKWTEDRREHMMAAGHARHQMHDIQIAARRDGTMLGVRDRIWLDLGAYNSWGIVLPYNTVAHLLGPHRVPSLHVECRGVVTNKTPNAPYRGAGRPETVFAMDRIVDCLARELRMDPADLRRKNYLTQADMPYELGIPYRDGNPLVYDSGDFKAGLEAALSAVGYDALRQEQASLRAKGVHRGIGISGYVEGTAIGPYEGATVRLDASGRAVVATGACSQGQGHETSFAQIAADALGIPFDWVTIVGGDTAAIPFGVGTFASRSAVNAGSSIHVAAGKVRDKIVEAAAALLEAAPADIEIADGVVSVRGVPASSLPVSRVIQAAIPTFAKPGVASPDFEATVYQHQPTVTYASAVHVAYVEVDVGTGAVRLLRYLVAHDCGKVINPVIVEGQVHGGVAQGIGGALLEEMVYDEQAQLLTGTFMDYLVPTAMEVPAIETVHLEYPSPRNTLGMKGVGEGGAISPPAAIANAVEDALAPFGVRVTRTPLGPSVVLGLLESAAKT
- a CDS encoding 2Fe-2S iron-sulfur cluster-binding protein, translated to MKRAVRVKVNGTDCDESVDVRSTLADFLREDLDLTGTHVGCEHGVCGSCTVLFDGLPVRACLMLAAQAEGHEVTTIEGVAPPDEPLHPIQEAFAAKHGLQCGYCTPGI